The proteins below are encoded in one region of Macrobrachium rosenbergii isolate ZJJX-2024 chromosome 29, ASM4041242v1, whole genome shotgun sequence:
- the LOC136854399 gene encoding ATP-dependent RNA helicase glh-2-like isoform X1 produces MQGLRILFVCCLAASSFAQKDQGNQGNTRIFGGLLGSLAAGLNNALGGGHNHGGFSGANHGFGGGINPGFGGGFGGGINPGFGGGFGGVSNTCRRWCRTPEGQAYCCETNNEPDTIPFVKPGVCPPVRPQCPPVRSFTPPQTCSNDSKCGGVDKCCYDRCLEEHVCKPPVGSSGFGGFGFGR; encoded by the exons ATGCAG GGATTACGGATTTTGTTCGTCTGCTGTTTGGCAGCTTCTTCCTTTGCACAAAAGGACCAAGGAAATCAAGGCAACACTAGAATCTTCGGCGGACTTCTCGGAAGTCTTGCTGCAGGACTAAACAACGCCCTTGGAGGAGGTCACAACCATGGTGGCTTCAGTGGTGCCAACCACGGTTTTGGAGGTGGAATCAACCCAGGCTTTGGAGGTGGCTTTGGAGGTGGAATCAacccaggctttggaggaggatTCGGAGGAGTCTCCAACACCTGCAGACGCTGGTGCCGAACTCCCGAGGGACAGGCATACTGCTGCGAGACCAACAATGAGCCTGACACCATTCCCTTCGTGAAGCCAGGTGTATGCCCTCCCGTTCGCCCTCAGTGCCCACCCGTCAGGAGCTTTACCCCTCCTCAGACATGCTCCAACGACAGCAAGTGCGGAGGCGTCGACAAGTGCTGCTACGACAGGTGTCTTGAGGAACACGTGTGCAAACCCCCTGTTGGGTCTTCCGGCTTCGGTGGATTCGGTTTTGGAAGATAA
- the LOC136854399 gene encoding ATP-dependent RNA helicase glh-2-like isoform X2 produces MQGLRILFVCCLAASSFAQKDQGNQGNTRIFGGLLGSLAAGLNNALGGGHNHGGFSGANHGFGGGINPGFGGGFGGVSNTCRRWCRTPEGQAYCCETNNEPDTIPFVKPGVCPPVRPQCPPVRSFTPPQTCSNDSKCGGVDKCCYDRCLEEHVCKPPVGSSGFGGFGFGR; encoded by the exons ATGCAG GGATTACGGATTTTGTTCGTCTGCTGTTTGGCAGCTTCTTCCTTTGCACAAAAGGACCAAGGAAATCAAGGCAACACTAGAATCTTCGGCGGACTTCTCGGAAGTCTTGCTGCAGGACTAAACAACGCCCTTGGAGGAGGTCACAACCATGGTGGCTTCAGTGGTGCCAACCACGGTTTTGGAG GTGGAATCAacccaggctttggaggaggatTCGGAGGAGTCTCCAACACCTGCAGACGCTGGTGCCGAACTCCCGAGGGACAGGCATACTGCTGCGAGACCAACAATGAGCCTGACACCATTCCCTTCGTGAAGCCAGGTGTATGCCCTCCCGTTCGCCCTCAGTGCCCACCCGTCAGGAGCTTTACCCCTCCTCAGACATGCTCCAACGACAGCAAGTGCGGAGGCGTCGACAAGTGCTGCTACGACAGGTGTCTTGAGGAACACGTGTGCAAACCCCCTGTTGGGTCTTCCGGCTTCGGTGGATTCGGTTTTGGAAGATAA